A single region of the Arthrobacter sp. zg-Y820 genome encodes:
- a CDS encoding FCD domain-containing protein has product MERSLPPRAAAAVMNGAIIDAIGADIIAGVLLPGARLTLEGLQEEFGVSRTVVRDCMRILEALNLVYSKRRIGIVVQEPSHWNWFDSRIIRWRLNGPGRDDQYRTLTELRVAVEPMAACGAARHAGEEDRKALVELAARMRLLGEEGRLDAFLAADIAFHTLLLRTSGNEMFASLDAVVAEVLTGRTKQGLMPDHPREVALQGHERVARAVADGNGDEAMFQMTELLEEVRNAVA; this is encoded by the coding sequence ATGGAGCGCAGCTTGCCGCCGCGGGCGGCGGCAGCCGTCATGAACGGCGCCATCATCGACGCCATCGGCGCAGACATCATTGCCGGCGTACTCCTGCCCGGAGCCCGGCTGACACTGGAGGGCCTGCAAGAGGAATTCGGTGTGTCGCGCACCGTGGTGCGGGACTGCATGCGGATCCTGGAAGCTCTGAATCTGGTCTACTCCAAGCGCCGGATCGGCATTGTGGTCCAGGAGCCGTCCCACTGGAACTGGTTTGATTCCCGGATCATCCGCTGGCGCCTGAACGGGCCGGGACGGGATGACCAGTACCGGACCCTGACCGAGCTGCGGGTGGCAGTGGAACCGATGGCGGCCTGCGGCGCCGCCCGGCACGCCGGCGAGGAGGACCGCAAGGCCCTGGTGGAGCTTGCCGCGCGCATGCGGCTGCTCGGTGAAGAAGGGCGGTTGGACGCCTTCCTCGCCGCGGACATCGCCTTCCATACCCTGCTGCTGCGCACCAGCGGCAACGAAATGTTTGCATCCCTTGACGCCGTGGTGGCGGAAGTGCTGACCGGACGGACCAAGCAGGGCCTGATGCCCGACCATCCCCGCGAAGTGGCGCTGCAGGGCCACGAGCGGGTGGCGCGGGCCGTGGCCGACGGGAACGGCGACGAGGCGATGTTCCAGATGACGGAGCTGCTCGAAGAAGTCCGCAACGCAGTGGCGTAG
- a CDS encoding GntP family permease, translating to MTIEGWSQTLGAGPLLLIAAGAIALLLFLILKLRLHAFVSLILVSLLTAFATGIPTSSVVTVLTGGFGSTLATVALLVGLGAMLGRLVETSGGAKVLAETLIRAFGEKRAPFALGVASLIFGFPIFFDAGLVVMLPVIFSVARRLGGGVLRYGLPAAGAFSVMHVFVPPHPGPVTASGFFEANIGVVLLVGLVVALPTWYVTSYLFGLWAGKKFVLPVPAVLGEIDGDEIKNPPKFGTVVAVLLLPLVLIFLNTGLNTLASASVISAEAAEQPWFAFLRTLGETPVALLISLLVACVVLGTRRGESKTAIEKVLESALGPVCSVILITGAGGMFGGVLRTSGIGDALGSVLSDLGVPLILAGFLIAAILRIAQGSATVALTTAAALIAPGVLEAGYNTIQTAAMVIAVAAGSVVVSHVNDSGFWLVGRFMGMDVKTTLKTWTVLETLIGVMGFAIAAVIFGLASLG from the coding sequence ATGACAATTGAAGGCTGGTCCCAAACCCTCGGTGCGGGCCCTCTCCTCCTGATCGCGGCAGGGGCCATTGCGCTGCTGCTGTTCCTGATCCTGAAGCTGCGCCTGCACGCGTTCGTTTCGCTGATCCTGGTGAGCCTGCTGACGGCTTTCGCCACCGGAATCCCGACCAGCAGCGTGGTGACGGTGCTGACCGGCGGCTTCGGTTCGACGCTGGCCACCGTTGCCCTGCTTGTCGGCCTCGGCGCCATGCTGGGCCGGCTGGTGGAAACCAGCGGCGGCGCCAAGGTGCTGGCCGAGACCCTCATCCGGGCCTTTGGCGAAAAGCGCGCCCCGTTCGCCCTGGGCGTCGCCTCCCTGATTTTCGGCTTCCCGATCTTCTTTGACGCCGGGCTTGTGGTCATGCTTCCGGTGATCTTCTCCGTGGCCCGCCGCCTCGGCGGCGGCGTCCTGCGCTACGGCCTTCCCGCCGCCGGCGCCTTCTCCGTCATGCACGTCTTCGTGCCCCCGCACCCCGGCCCCGTCACTGCCTCCGGGTTCTTCGAGGCCAACATCGGCGTCGTCCTCCTTGTGGGCCTCGTCGTAGCGCTGCCCACCTGGTACGTCACGTCCTACCTGTTCGGTCTCTGGGCCGGCAAGAAGTTCGTCCTGCCGGTGCCCGCGGTCCTGGGCGAGATCGACGGCGACGAGATCAAGAACCCCCCGAAGTTCGGCACCGTGGTGGCCGTCCTGCTGCTGCCCCTGGTCCTGATCTTCCTGAACACCGGGCTGAACACGCTGGCCTCGGCCAGCGTAATCTCCGCCGAAGCCGCCGAACAGCCCTGGTTCGCTTTCCTGCGCACCCTGGGGGAAACGCCGGTGGCGCTGCTGATTTCCCTCCTCGTGGCCTGCGTGGTGCTGGGAACCCGGCGCGGCGAGTCCAAGACCGCCATTGAAAAGGTGCTGGAGTCCGCCCTGGGCCCGGTCTGCTCAGTCATCCTGATCACCGGCGCCGGCGGCATGTTCGGCGGAGTCCTGCGCACCTCCGGCATCGGTGACGCCCTGGGCTCGGTGCTCAGCGATCTGGGCGTTCCGCTGATCCTGGCCGGCTTCCTGATTGCCGCCATCCTCCGCATTGCCCAGGGTTCGGCCACCGTGGCCCTGACCACTGCGGCCGCCCTGATCGCCCCGGGCGTGCTCGAGGCCGGCTACAACACGATCCAGACCGCCGCCATGGTGATCGCCGTGGCCGCCGGCTCGGTGGTGGTGAGCCACGTCAACGACTCCGGTTTCTGGCTGGTGGGCCGCTTCATGGGCATGGATGTGAAGACCACGCTGAAAACGTGGACGGTGCTGGAAACCCTGATCGGCGTCATGGGCTTTGCCATAGCGGCAGTGATCTTCGGCCTGGCGTCGCTGGGCTAA
- a CDS encoding gluconokinase, with translation MIPTPQHLVIMGVSGSGKTTISTLLSEHLGWIAAEADEFHPEANISKMSSGTPLNDDDRWPWLDSIRNWMDTQAGNGRSTIVTCSALKRAYRDVLVTASGEVHFIHLNGDAAVLSERMKTRSGHFMPASLLPSQISTLEALAEDEPGVVVDILKPPAEIAAEILTRLNLPSN, from the coding sequence ATGATCCCCACCCCCCAGCACCTCGTCATCATGGGCGTTTCCGGCTCCGGCAAGACCACCATCTCCACGCTGCTGTCAGAGCACCTGGGCTGGATTGCCGCCGAGGCCGACGAGTTCCACCCCGAGGCCAACATTTCCAAGATGTCCTCCGGAACACCCCTCAACGACGACGACCGCTGGCCGTGGCTGGACTCCATCCGGAACTGGATGGACACCCAGGCCGGCAACGGAAGATCCACCATCGTCACCTGTTCCGCGCTCAAGCGCGCCTACCGCGATGTCCTGGTCACCGCCTCCGGCGAGGTCCACTTCATCCATCTCAACGGTGACGCCGCGGTGCTGAGCGAACGGATGAAGACCCGCAGCGGGCATTTCATGCCCGCCTCCCTGCTTCCGTCCCAGATCAGCACCCTGGAGGCGCTGGCCGAGGACGAGCCGGGCGTCGTCGTCGACATTCTCAAACCTCCGGCGGAAATCGCCGCGGAAATCCTGACCCGGCTGAACCTGCCCAGCAACTGA
- a CDS encoding LysR substrate-binding domain-containing protein, protein MPTETPRHKPRPARPLTLAYVPGVTPGKWIGRWNERQDRELQAYQCPEDAVLDELRAGRADVVFVRVPDEGYIRPADLSVVALYDERPVVAAAKDSAVAAFDELDLADLAGENLLDLQEMGGADVGMEVVASGAGLLILPMAVAKLYSRRDVVSRPVSGVPGTRIAVAWLEDTEDAGVEELVGIVRGRTANSSRQPSVQAEQKTTARQRTKERQSRSGDKASPAAKSGGRSGSKGSGGAKGSAGGKGTAGGKGKGSRKSGKPRR, encoded by the coding sequence GTGCCAACAGAAACCCCCCGCCACAAGCCCCGCCCCGCCCGTCCGCTGACGCTGGCCTACGTTCCCGGCGTGACGCCCGGCAAATGGATTGGCCGGTGGAACGAACGGCAGGACCGTGAACTGCAGGCCTATCAGTGCCCGGAAGACGCGGTTCTGGATGAACTGCGGGCCGGCCGGGCCGACGTGGTGTTTGTCCGTGTTCCGGACGAGGGCTACATCCGTCCGGCCGACCTGAGCGTTGTCGCCCTCTATGACGAGCGTCCGGTTGTCGCTGCCGCGAAGGACTCCGCGGTCGCCGCGTTCGATGAACTGGATCTGGCGGATCTGGCCGGCGAGAACCTGCTGGACCTGCAGGAAATGGGCGGCGCCGACGTCGGCATGGAAGTGGTGGCCTCGGGCGCGGGCCTGCTGATCCTGCCCATGGCCGTGGCCAAGCTGTACTCGCGCCGCGACGTCGTGTCCCGGCCGGTGTCCGGTGTTCCCGGCACCCGCATCGCTGTTGCCTGGCTGGAGGACACCGAGGACGCGGGGGTCGAGGAGCTGGTGGGCATTGTGCGCGGCCGGACGGCCAACAGCTCGCGCCAGCCCTCGGTCCAGGCGGAGCAGAAGACCACGGCCCGGCAGCGGACCAAGGAACGCCAGAGCAGGAGCGGGGACAAGGCATCGCCCGCGGCGAAGTCCGGCGGCCGCTCCGGTTCGAAGGGCAGCGGCGGTGCGAAGGGCAGCGCCGGCGGCAAGGGAACTGCGGGCGGCAAGGGCAAGGGAAGCCGCAAGAGCGGCAAGCCGCGCCGCTAA
- a CDS encoding sodium:proton antiporter — translation MELALFAVIGVAVIVTVAAFSKRLGIAAPLILVVVGLGLSYLPGLPTFTVPHDVILMGVLPPLLYAAAVNVPVVDFRRNFGAISSLSVFLVLFSAAATGLLLYLLLPDLDLAAAIALGAVVSPPDAVAATSIGKKLGLPPRLVTVLEGEGLVNDATALVLLRSALAVSAGSLSSIWAGVADFGFAVAAAVVVGLLVGVATVWIRSKLNDPTLDTAISFVVPFLAFIPAEEMHASGVLAVVVAGLYTGHRSASAFSAQARINDSVNWHTVQFLLENGVFLLMGLELRYLVENINPDLLTVGESVGIGLAVTALLILLRFAWMGPLILLLRAKVGYQERRTHRFRAALDRLKEQEPGNERSRRRADRAEDLYRRRRADITQLRSEGLDWRGGMVIGWSGMRGVVTLAAAQSLPETTPYREQLVLIAFTVAVVTLLLQGGTLPWMIRILGVRGANAAADQRSLATLLDQISDAGLKVLEDPQACLQQDVDVDPDVVERVRQSTFLRSELAWERVKALGVGTSPTPQLQYRELRRAVVDAEREALLLARREGYFPSRTLADAQRLLDLEESRLKPRLGER, via the coding sequence GTGGAACTAGCTCTCTTTGCTGTCATCGGCGTGGCCGTCATCGTCACCGTCGCCGCCTTCTCCAAGCGCCTGGGCATTGCCGCGCCGCTGATCCTGGTGGTGGTCGGACTCGGACTGTCCTACCTGCCGGGGCTGCCGACGTTCACCGTTCCGCATGACGTGATCCTGATGGGAGTGCTGCCGCCGCTGCTCTACGCCGCCGCGGTAAACGTTCCCGTGGTCGATTTCCGGCGGAACTTTGGCGCCATTTCCAGCCTGTCGGTCTTTCTGGTCCTGTTTTCCGCCGCCGCCACCGGCCTGCTGCTCTACCTGCTGCTGCCGGACCTGGACCTGGCCGCCGCCATCGCCCTGGGCGCCGTGGTCAGCCCGCCGGACGCCGTCGCCGCCACCTCCATCGGCAAGAAACTCGGCCTGCCGCCGCGGCTGGTGACGGTGCTCGAAGGCGAGGGGCTGGTCAACGATGCCACCGCGCTGGTGCTGCTGCGCTCGGCGCTGGCCGTCAGCGCCGGCAGCCTGTCCAGCATCTGGGCCGGAGTGGCGGACTTCGGGTTCGCAGTGGCGGCCGCCGTCGTCGTCGGCCTGCTGGTGGGCGTCGCCACCGTCTGGATCCGTTCCAAACTCAACGATCCAACCCTGGACACCGCCATTTCCTTCGTGGTGCCTTTCCTGGCCTTCATTCCGGCCGAGGAAATGCATGCCTCCGGCGTGCTGGCCGTGGTGGTGGCCGGGCTGTACACCGGGCACCGCAGCGCATCCGCCTTCAGCGCCCAGGCGCGGATCAATGACAGCGTCAACTGGCACACCGTCCAGTTCCTGCTGGAAAACGGCGTCTTCCTGCTGATGGGCCTGGAACTGCGCTATCTGGTGGAGAACATCAATCCGGATCTGCTGACCGTCGGCGAGTCGGTGGGGATCGGCCTGGCTGTCACCGCTCTGCTGATCCTTCTCCGCTTCGCGTGGATGGGCCCGCTGATCCTGCTGCTGCGCGCCAAGGTCGGCTACCAGGAACGGCGCACCCACCGGTTCCGCGCGGCGCTGGACCGGCTCAAGGAGCAGGAACCGGGGAACGAACGCTCCCGGCGCCGCGCCGATCGCGCGGAGGACCTCTACCGGCGCCGGCGGGCGGACATCACGCAGCTGCGCAGTGAAGGCCTGGACTGGCGCGGCGGCATGGTCATTGGCTGGTCCGGCATGCGGGGCGTGGTGACCCTGGCCGCCGCACAGTCCCTTCCGGAAACCACCCCGTACCGGGAGCAGCTGGTGCTGATCGCGTTCACGGTGGCCGTGGTGACGCTGCTGCTGCAGGGCGGAACCCTCCCGTGGATGATTCGGATCCTGGGGGTCCGTGGCGCGAACGCCGCGGCGGACCAGCGCAGCCTGGCCACCCTGCTGGATCAGATCAGCGACGCCGGACTGAAGGTCCTGGAAGATCCCCAGGCCTGTCTGCAGCAGGACGTGGATGTGGACCCGGACGTGGTGGAGCGGGTGCGGCAAAGCACCTTCCTGCGCAGCGAACTGGCCTGGGAGCGGGTCAAGGCCCTGGGTGTCGGCACGTCCCCCACTCCGCAGCTGCAGTACCGCGAACTCCGGCGCGCCGTTGTGGACGCCGAACGCGAGGCCCTGCTGCTGGCCCGCAGGGAGGGATATTTCCCGTCCCGGACCCTAGCGGACGCGCAGCGGCTGCTCGATCTGGAGGAGTCCCGGCTGAAACCGCGGCTGGGCGAGCGCTAG
- a CDS encoding acyl-CoA dehydrogenase, with product MDTFSLPEADFGAQEVPGLPELSQRAAAVRGCASAGLTLAEELAAAAPYPGQGRTKRLWSILATVAAADLTAARSVEPHLDALAILEQAGTAADPGIWGVFAAEGPGTALTATPVAGGWELSGRKPWCSLASSLDHAVVTAHTGAGRRRAFAVDLRQAAVTPVPGTWISRGLADVDSGPVDFASAAARPVGDDNWYLRRPGFAWGGIGVAACWYGGAAGVARRMFAAAQEREPDQIAHLLLGRADARLQAARAALDSAAAAVDAGRAEGRDGALLAQRVRGIVADAAAEVLTLADHGLGPGPLALEEDHARRTADLRIYLRQHHAERDFAALGRSLLQGGGAPW from the coding sequence GTGGACACCTTCTCTCTCCCGGAGGCTGATTTTGGCGCGCAGGAAGTGCCGGGGCTGCCGGAGCTTTCCCAACGGGCAGCTGCCGTTCGGGGATGCGCGTCCGCAGGGCTGACCCTTGCCGAGGAACTCGCTGCCGCAGCACCGTATCCCGGGCAGGGCCGAACAAAACGGCTGTGGTCCATTCTTGCCACCGTTGCCGCCGCCGACCTGACCGCCGCCCGCAGCGTGGAGCCGCATTTGGACGCCCTGGCCATCCTGGAGCAGGCGGGAACTGCCGCCGATCCCGGAATCTGGGGAGTGTTTGCCGCCGAGGGCCCGGGAACCGCACTCACCGCGACACCGGTGGCCGGCGGCTGGGAGCTCTCCGGCCGCAAGCCCTGGTGCTCCCTCGCCTCCAGCCTCGACCACGCGGTGGTCACCGCGCATACCGGAGCGGGCCGCCGCCGGGCGTTTGCCGTGGACCTGCGCCAGGCTGCCGTAACCCCGGTGCCGGGAACCTGGATCAGCCGCGGATTGGCCGATGTGGACAGCGGGCCGGTGGACTTCGCCAGCGCCGCTGCCCGTCCGGTTGGCGACGACAACTGGTATCTCAGGCGGCCGGGCTTTGCCTGGGGCGGCATCGGCGTCGCGGCCTGCTGGTACGGCGGGGCGGCGGGGGTGGCGCGCAGGATGTTCGCGGCAGCGCAGGAGCGGGAACCGGATCAGATCGCCCACCTGCTGCTGGGCCGGGCCGATGCGCGGCTGCAGGCGGCGCGGGCCGCCCTGGATTCCGCGGCCGCTGCGGTTGATGCCGGCCGGGCCGAAGGCCGGGACGGAGCCCTGCTCGCCCAGCGGGTGCGGGGCATTGTGGCCGACGCCGCCGCGGAAGTCCTGACGCTGGCCGACCACGGTCTGGGGCCGGGTCCGCTGGCCCTGGAAGAGGACCACGCCCGTCGAACCGCCGACCTGAGGATTTACCTCCGCCAGCACCACGCCGAGCGTGATTTCGCCGCGCTCGGCCGGTCCCTGCTCCAGGGCGGGGGAGCCCCCTGGTGA
- a CDS encoding DUF5997 family protein has translation MTSEKSQSMKPATAAKKLGIYLPAAPQEFQDGPISRAQFDELQANPPQWLIDLRRNGPHPRPVVAQKLNISIGGLTRSGITDALTTAEITALLAAPPAWLVEERASFAAVRDEAKRVKEAEAKKERKARDAAHIAAKPPKQRR, from the coding sequence ATGACTTCCGAGAAATCCCAATCCATGAAACCTGCCACGGCAGCCAAGAAACTGGGCATCTACCTGCCCGCCGCGCCGCAGGAGTTCCAGGACGGGCCTATTTCCCGGGCCCAGTTTGATGAGCTTCAGGCCAATCCCCCGCAGTGGCTCATTGACCTGCGCCGCAACGGCCCGCACCCCCGTCCCGTCGTGGCCCAGAAACTCAACATTTCCATTGGCGGCCTCACCCGCTCCGGCATCACGGACGCCCTGACCACCGCTGAAATCACTGCACTGCTGGCCGCACCGCCGGCCTGGCTGGTTGAAGAACGCGCCAGCTTTGCTGCTGTGCGCGACGAGGCCAAGCGTGTGAAGGAAGCAGAGGCCAAGAAGGAGCGCAAGGCCAGGGACGCCGCGCACATCGCTGCTAAGCCGCCGAAACAGCGCCGCTAG
- a CDS encoding SDR family oxidoreductase: MVFTPRTAIVTGSDSGIGRATAVALAAAGLDVGITWHTDEEGAKETADEVRSHGRRAFTAQLDTTDLPGCGRVIDQLVQDLGSLQVFVNNAGAGDGTPFLDLDYKTWMQTLDTNLNGAFVCLQHAARTMVEAGEEGRLIAVTSVHETQPRVGSAAYTASKHGLGGLMKVMALELGRYGITVNSVAPGEIATPMTGQHNEDPHRTDRPGIPLGRPGDAREIAAVVAFLASPAASYVTGASWPVDGGMLQMGPQGGSHITSTDWLEA, from the coding sequence ATGGTTTTCACCCCGCGCACCGCAATCGTCACCGGCTCGGACTCCGGGATCGGCCGGGCCACCGCCGTCGCACTGGCGGCGGCCGGGCTCGATGTCGGCATCACCTGGCACACGGATGAAGAGGGGGCGAAGGAAACCGCGGACGAGGTGCGGTCGCACGGCCGGCGGGCCTTCACGGCCCAGCTGGACACCACAGACCTGCCCGGCTGCGGCCGGGTCATCGACCAGCTGGTGCAGGATTTGGGCTCCCTGCAGGTGTTTGTCAACAATGCCGGCGCCGGGGACGGGACGCCCTTTCTGGATCTGGACTACAAAACCTGGATGCAGACCCTGGACACCAACCTCAACGGGGCTTTCGTCTGCCTGCAGCACGCCGCCCGGACAATGGTGGAGGCCGGTGAGGAGGGACGGCTGATTGCGGTGACCAGCGTCCACGAAACACAGCCGCGGGTGGGGTCGGCAGCCTACACGGCCTCCAAGCACGGATTGGGCGGCCTGATGAAGGTCATGGCGCTGGAACTGGGCCGCTACGGCATCACCGTGAACTCCGTGGCCCCCGGCGAGATCGCCACCCCCATGACCGGCCAGCACAACGAGGATCCGCACCGGACCGACCGCCCCGGCATCCCGCTGGGCCGGCCCGGGGATGCCCGGGAAATCGCCGCCGTCGTGGCCTTTCTCGCCTCCCCCGCGGCCAGCTACGTCACCGGCGCTTCCTGGCCTGTGGACGGCGGAATGCTGCAGATGGGACCGCAGGGCGGCTCGCACATCACCTCCACCGATTGGTTGGAAGCCTGA
- a CDS encoding FAD-dependent oxidoreductase, translated as MESLWLASAPSISADAFVPGGSYDTVVAGAGLTGLTTALLLARRGQKVAVLEARQAGAVTSGNTTAKLSLLQGLQLSRIASHQGPDGVRDYVEANRAGQDWLLEFCREHDVDHDIRTAYTYALGDGGRRSLDKELSAATAAGLAVRMTRDTELPFAVSGALELAGQAQIHPLQALASLAAEFRAQGGTLVQGVRVTGAGTASGNRVRVITSSGSVSAQHLVLATGIPVLDRGGYFARLLPLRSYAMAHPVTGDVPQGMYLSIDSPSRSLRTARVEGTDYLISGGNGHAVGRHPHPQALVDDLAGWTRNHFAVSSPAYSWSAQDYEPAAGLPYVGQVPFGDGSIFAATGFNKWGMTNAVAAALVLAEAMAPAAEDSRTRNWYSPKLSSRDVLSAARDNAEVGLEMLAGWASSMAGTDQAAPPEGQGKVVRRKAKPVGVCTVNGEVSRVSAVCPHLAGVLSWNDAEASWDCPLHGSRFAADGKLLEGPAVRGLDPA; from the coding sequence ATGGAATCGCTGTGGCTGGCCAGCGCCCCGTCCATCTCCGCCGATGCGTTTGTGCCCGGCGGGTCCTATGACACCGTGGTGGCCGGCGCCGGCCTGACCGGGCTCACCACCGCCCTGCTCCTGGCCCGCCGCGGCCAAAAAGTTGCCGTGCTGGAGGCCAGGCAGGCCGGAGCCGTCACCTCCGGAAACACCACGGCAAAACTGTCCCTGCTCCAAGGACTGCAGCTGTCACGCATCGCCTCCCATCAGGGGCCCGACGGCGTCCGGGACTACGTGGAAGCCAACCGGGCCGGGCAGGACTGGCTGCTGGAATTCTGCCGGGAACACGACGTCGACCACGACATCCGCACCGCGTACACCTATGCGCTGGGCGACGGCGGCCGGCGAAGTTTGGACAAGGAGCTGTCGGCGGCCACCGCCGCGGGCCTTGCGGTGCGGATGACCCGGGACACCGAGCTGCCGTTTGCCGTCTCCGGTGCCCTGGAGCTCGCCGGACAGGCGCAGATTCATCCGCTCCAGGCACTGGCTTCGCTCGCCGCGGAGTTCCGCGCACAGGGCGGAACCCTGGTCCAGGGTGTCCGCGTCACCGGAGCCGGCACCGCCTCCGGAAACCGGGTCCGCGTCATCACGTCCTCCGGCTCGGTGTCCGCCCAGCATCTGGTGCTGGCCACCGGCATCCCGGTCCTGGACCGCGGCGGATATTTTGCCCGGCTCCTGCCGCTGCGGTCCTACGCGATGGCCCACCCGGTCACGGGAGACGTTCCGCAGGGAATGTATCTGTCCATCGATTCACCCTCCCGTTCGCTGCGCACCGCGCGGGTCGAAGGCACTGATTACCTCATTTCAGGCGGCAACGGACACGCCGTCGGACGCCATCCGCACCCGCAGGCGCTGGTGGATGATCTGGCCGGCTGGACGCGGAACCACTTCGCCGTCTCATCCCCTGCCTACTCCTGGTCCGCCCAGGACTACGAACCGGCTGCCGGCCTGCCCTATGTGGGGCAGGTGCCGTTCGGGGACGGCAGCATTTTTGCCGCCACCGGCTTCAACAAGTGGGGCATGACGAATGCCGTCGCTGCCGCCTTGGTCCTGGCCGAGGCAATGGCGCCCGCCGCCGAGGACAGCCGGACGCGGAACTGGTATTCGCCGAAGCTCTCCTCCCGGGATGTGCTCAGCGCCGCGCGGGACAACGCTGAAGTGGGGCTGGAGATGCTGGCGGGCTGGGCCTCCTCGATGGCCGGCACGGATCAGGCCGCTCCGCCCGAAGGCCAGGGGAAAGTCGTGCGCCGAAAGGCGAAGCCGGTGGGCGTTTGCACGGTCAACGGCGAAGTCTCCCGGGTTTCGGCAGTCTGCCCGCACCTGGCCGGAGTGCTGTCCTGGAACGACGCCGAGGCATCATGGGACTGTCCGCTGCACGGCTCCCGCTTTGCCGCTGACGGGAAACTGCTGGAAGGCCCCGCGGTCCGGGGCCTGGATCCGGCCTGA
- a CDS encoding DNA starvation/stationary phase protection protein: MKASKELTTNLQAVLVDLIELHLQGKQAHWNVVGKNFRDLHLQLDEIIEDARLFADELAERMRALEAVPDGRSVAVSAGTSLAPFPAGLVDTKDTVDLTVALLEATVGTMRKVHDQVDEEDPTTADILHGFISKLEQYAWMVNAENVKPTASVVTPKHANSQATV, from the coding sequence GTGAAGGCTTCTAAAGAACTGACCACCAATCTGCAGGCCGTCCTCGTGGACCTCATCGAACTGCACCTGCAGGGCAAGCAGGCACACTGGAACGTTGTGGGCAAGAACTTCCGCGACCTTCACCTGCAGCTCGATGAAATCATCGAAGATGCCCGCCTGTTCGCCGATGAGCTGGCCGAGCGCATGCGCGCCCTTGAGGCTGTTCCGGACGGCCGGAGCGTTGCCGTGTCCGCGGGCACCTCGCTTGCTCCCTTCCCCGCCGGACTGGTGGACACCAAGGACACCGTGGACCTGACGGTCGCGCTGCTGGAAGCCACTGTTGGAACCATGCGGAAGGTCCACGACCAGGTGGATGAGGAAGATCCCACCACCGCGGATATCCTGCACGGCTTCATCAGCAAGCTGGAACAGTATGCCTGGATGGTGAATGCCGAAAACGTCAAGCCCACCGCCTCGGTGGTCACCCCCAAGCACGCCAACTCGCAGGCAACCGTATAG
- a CDS encoding metal-dependent hydrolase produces MMGGHHAASGAAAWIAVASTAPHALGWYPVTPLGVVTGALLTAGAALLPDLDHHSGTIAHSLPPITKILARITERISGGHRRGTHSLLGLAVFVALATALGKVTAVVPFFGSLAVGAGLLSVLLMGFALKALKIAGGPGRSWLLALGLSAFIAIYAPENNDWLPVAVGLGVAVHIVGDLLTHQGVMILWPLRIKRPRSLAGMPVLNKLWRSSGCMSLPLIGAAGSWREWALMVPVTVYAIYGVVHAAFLTLTSWAVA; encoded by the coding sequence ATGATGGGTGGTCATCACGCAGCATCAGGCGCCGCAGCCTGGATTGCCGTCGCTTCAACCGCACCGCACGCCCTTGGCTGGTATCCGGTCACTCCCCTGGGCGTGGTCACCGGGGCACTCCTCACCGCCGGGGCCGCCCTGCTTCCGGACCTCGACCATCACAGCGGAACGATTGCCCATTCCCTGCCGCCGATCACGAAGATCCTGGCCCGGATCACCGAGCGCATCAGCGGCGGACACCGCCGCGGCACGCACTCCCTGCTCGGACTGGCGGTGTTCGTCGCACTGGCCACGGCCCTGGGCAAGGTCACCGCCGTCGTCCCCTTCTTCGGCTCCTTGGCCGTGGGTGCCGGACTGCTGTCAGTGCTCCTGATGGGGTTCGCGCTGAAGGCGCTCAAGATAGCCGGCGGCCCGGGCCGCAGCTGGCTGCTGGCGCTGGGGTTGTCCGCCTTCATTGCCATTTACGCACCGGAAAACAACGACTGGCTGCCCGTGGCCGTTGGGCTGGGTGTCGCCGTACACATCGTCGGCGACCTGCTGACGCACCAGGGGGTCATGATCCTGTGGCCGCTCCGGATCAAGCGTCCGCGGTCCCTGGCGGGCATGCCCGTGCTGAACAAGCTGTGGCGCAGCAGCGGCTGCATGTCACTGCCGCTGATCGGCGCCGCGGGGTCCTGGCGCGAATGGGCCCTCATGGTTCCGGTCACCGTTTACGCCATTTACGGGGTGGTCCATGCCGCCTTCCTGACGCTGACCTCCTGGGCAGTGGCATAG
- a CDS encoding DUF4383 domain-containing protein has protein sequence MSYPTSGRSLRRTNAQRASWYFGFIFIVIGVLGFVPGITSNYEALYFSGHTSEAVLLGVFQVSILHNIVHLLFGFLGLIMARTNSLARLYLLGGGAVYLLLFIYGLIVPHHSEANFVPLNTADNWLHLVLGVVMVGLGLLFGTRSAPGRTSPA, from the coding sequence ATGTCCTATCCCACCAGCGGCCGGTCACTCCGCCGCACCAACGCCCAGCGGGCGTCCTGGTATTTCGGTTTTATTTTCATCGTTATCGGTGTTTTGGGTTTTGTTCCGGGAATTACCTCCAATTATGAAGCGCTGTATTTCTCCGGGCACACATCGGAGGCGGTCCTGCTCGGCGTTTTCCAGGTTTCCATCCTGCACAACATCGTGCACCTCCTTTTTGGGTTTCTCGGGCTCATTATGGCCAGGACCAACAGCCTGGCCCGGCTCTATCTTCTTGGAGGCGGAGCGGTCTACCTGCTCCTGTTCATCTACGGACTGATCGTTCCCCATCATTCCGAGGCGAACTTCGTACCGCTGAACACGGCGGACAACTGGCTGCACCTGGTTCTGGGCGTCGTCATGGTCGGGTTGGGCCTGCTGTTCGGCACGCGTTCGGCGCCGGGCCGAACATCCCCGGCCTAA